The Oreochromis niloticus isolate F11D_XX linkage group LG15, O_niloticus_UMD_NMBU, whole genome shotgun sequence genome includes a region encoding these proteins:
- the cep43 gene encoding centrosomal protein 43 isoform X8, whose product MRAAVFLAMEEQDKLENKSPLVNENLTKCLNTKDGRLVASLIMDFLQVFNLDFSLAVFQPEINSASCLDGRDQVCRELGLSDSDLNRESPLMLELVRRGRYQDKAASLAEREQGDRGGSLPKELTQKQITNARKKFDFYNKQDHSGSVLRENLKNIFTDLFPAVNKNMLERFVTDELRASDKDFSTTIDFQQFLGMYRRLFSQCRSVVLQDSDMGVAHSQLPEQKVSPPPLSKIPRYKGLRGQSQTAAQDSERSLSKGDFQQKEETSADKRECLDLDLEGEEDLDEGDSFFDDPLPKPQKTYGCPVPVLEESLSDSIVSSLRRGKSLSDLSVLAADTEGERDEPLSDPSELRKAEVSGYRGSPAASLSEAQRPASGGRGGQSSVSEPNLSRNGASQDKDRGFKAPSDRSGSLHLDDEVEYDDDFNSHRSDLSKSELSIGEEIEEVSIEGPDHSDKVDESTQDVSVSQLSQSHGADYMEDVG is encoded by the exons ATGAGAGCGGCGGTGTTCCTGGCAATGGAGGAGCAGGACAAACTGGAG AATAAAAGTCCGCTGGTCAACGAGAACCTGACGAAATGTCTCAACACCAAAGACG GTCGTCTGGTGGCGAGTCTGATCATGGACTTCCTGCAGGTCTTTAACCTGGACTTCAGCCTCGCCGTCTTCCAGCCAGAGATCAACTCT GCGAGCTGTCTGGATGGGCGGGATCAGGTCTGCAGGGAGCTCGGCCTCTCCGACTCGGACCTGAACAGGGAGTCTCCGCTGATGCTGGAGCTCGTCAGGAGGGGGCGCTACCAGGACAAAGCGGCCTCCTTGGCTGAG agagagcaggGAGACCGAGGAGGGAGCCTTCCCAAG GAGCTGACTCAGAAACAGATCACAAATGCCAGGAAGAAGTTTGACTTTTACAACAAG CAGGACCACAGCGGCTCAGTGCTGAGAGAAAATCTGAAAAACATCTTTACTGATTTGTTCCCCGCTGTGAACAA GAACATGTTGGAGAGGTTCGTCACTGATGAGCTCAGAGCCTCAGACAAAGACTTCTCTACAA CAATAGACTTCCAGCAGTTCCTCGGGATGTACCGGCGGCTCTTCTCTCAGTGCAGGAGTGTG GTGCTTCAGGACTCTGATATGGGTGTGGCCCATAGCCAGTTACCTGAACAGAAAGTCAGCCCTCCACCTCTCAGTAAG ATCCCCAGGTATAAAGGCCTCAGAGGACAGAGTCAGACAGCAGCCCAG GACTCAGAACGCTCTCTGAGTAAAGGAGACTTCCAGCAGAAGGAGGAGACCTCCGCCGACAAGAGGGAGTGCCTGGACCTGGACCTGGAGGGGGAGGAAGACCTCGATGAAGGAGATTCTTTCTTTGACGACCCGCTGCCCAAACCACAGAAGACCTATGGCTG TCCCGTCCCCGTGTTGGAGGAGAGTCTCTCTGACTCCATCGTGTCCTCCTTGAGACGAGGCAAAAGTCTGAGCGA CTTATCTGTGCTGGCTGCTGACACAGAGGGCGAGCGAGACGAGCCTCTCTCTGATCCCTCTGAGCTCAG GAAGGCGGAGGTGTCCGGATACAGGGGGAGTCCAGCAGCGTCACTGTCTGAGGCTCAGAGACCGGCatcaggaggaagaggaggacaaaGCAGCGTGTCAGAGCCAAACCTCAGCAGGAACG GAGCGTCTCAGGACAAAGACAGAGGCTTCAAGGCTCCAAGTGACAGAAGTGGATCTCTGCATTTAG ATGATGAGGTCGAGTATGACGACGACTTCAACAG tcaCCGCTCTGACCTCTCCAAGAGCGAGCTGAGCATCGGTGAGGAGATTGAGGAGGTTTCCATTGAGGGTCCCGACCACAGCGACAAG GTGGATGAATCCACTCAGGACGTCAGCGTCTCTCAGCTCAGTCAGAGTCATGGAGCTGACTACATGGAGGACGTGGGCTGA
- the cep43 gene encoding centrosomal protein 43 isoform X5 encodes MSAAEDDTELRDLLIQNLENSGALNKLKAEMRAAVFLAMEEQDKLENKSPLVNENLTKCLNTKDGRLVASLIMDFLQVFNLDFSLAVFQPEINSASCLDGRDQVCRELGLSDSDLNRESPLMLELVRRGRYQDKAASLAEREQGDRGGSLPKELTQKQITNARKKFDFYNKQDHSGSVLRENLKNIFTDLFPAVNKNMLERFVTDELRASDKDFSTTIDFQQFLGMYRRLFSQCRSVVLQDSDMGVAHSQLPEQKVSPPPLSKDSERSLSKGDFQQKEETSADKRECLDLDLEGEEDLDEGDSFFDDPLPKPQKTYGCPVPVLEESLSDSIVSSLRRGKSLSDLSVLAADTEGERDEPLSDPSELRKAEVSGYRGSPAASLSEAQRPASGGRGGQSSVSEPNLSRNGASQDKDRGFKAPSDRSGSLHLDDEVEYDDDFNSHRSDLSKSELSIGEEIEEVSIEGPDHSDKVDESTQDVSVSQLSQSHGADYMEDVG; translated from the exons ATGTCAGCAGCCGAGGACGACACGGAGCTGCGGGACCTGCTGATCCAGAACCTTGAGAACAGCGGAGCTCTGAACAAGCTGAAG GCGGAGATGAGAGCGGCGGTGTTCCTGGCAATGGAGGAGCAGGACAAACTGGAG AATAAAAGTCCGCTGGTCAACGAGAACCTGACGAAATGTCTCAACACCAAAGACG GTCGTCTGGTGGCGAGTCTGATCATGGACTTCCTGCAGGTCTTTAACCTGGACTTCAGCCTCGCCGTCTTCCAGCCAGAGATCAACTCT GCGAGCTGTCTGGATGGGCGGGATCAGGTCTGCAGGGAGCTCGGCCTCTCCGACTCGGACCTGAACAGGGAGTCTCCGCTGATGCTGGAGCTCGTCAGGAGGGGGCGCTACCAGGACAAAGCGGCCTCCTTGGCTGAG agagagcaggGAGACCGAGGAGGGAGCCTTCCCAAG GAGCTGACTCAGAAACAGATCACAAATGCCAGGAAGAAGTTTGACTTTTACAACAAG CAGGACCACAGCGGCTCAGTGCTGAGAGAAAATCTGAAAAACATCTTTACTGATTTGTTCCCCGCTGTGAACAA GAACATGTTGGAGAGGTTCGTCACTGATGAGCTCAGAGCCTCAGACAAAGACTTCTCTACAA CAATAGACTTCCAGCAGTTCCTCGGGATGTACCGGCGGCTCTTCTCTCAGTGCAGGAGTGTG GTGCTTCAGGACTCTGATATGGGTGTGGCCCATAGCCAGTTACCTGAACAGAAAGTCAGCCCTCCACCTCTCAGTAAG GACTCAGAACGCTCTCTGAGTAAAGGAGACTTCCAGCAGAAGGAGGAGACCTCCGCCGACAAGAGGGAGTGCCTGGACCTGGACCTGGAGGGGGAGGAAGACCTCGATGAAGGAGATTCTTTCTTTGACGACCCGCTGCCCAAACCACAGAAGACCTATGGCTG TCCCGTCCCCGTGTTGGAGGAGAGTCTCTCTGACTCCATCGTGTCCTCCTTGAGACGAGGCAAAAGTCTGAGCGA CTTATCTGTGCTGGCTGCTGACACAGAGGGCGAGCGAGACGAGCCTCTCTCTGATCCCTCTGAGCTCAG GAAGGCGGAGGTGTCCGGATACAGGGGGAGTCCAGCAGCGTCACTGTCTGAGGCTCAGAGACCGGCatcaggaggaagaggaggacaaaGCAGCGTGTCAGAGCCAAACCTCAGCAGGAACG GAGCGTCTCAGGACAAAGACAGAGGCTTCAAGGCTCCAAGTGACAGAAGTGGATCTCTGCATTTAG ATGATGAGGTCGAGTATGACGACGACTTCAACAG tcaCCGCTCTGACCTCTCCAAGAGCGAGCTGAGCATCGGTGAGGAGATTGAGGAGGTTTCCATTGAGGGTCCCGACCACAGCGACAAG GTGGATGAATCCACTCAGGACGTCAGCGTCTCTCAGCTCAGTCAGAGTCATGGAGCTGACTACATGGAGGACGTGGGCTGA